From the genome of Etheostoma cragini isolate CJK2018 chromosome 23, CSU_Ecrag_1.0, whole genome shotgun sequence:
GAACTTCTCTTCTTCTGCTTGGAGGAGTTTAGCTGACATGCTGTCATTAAGCTCCATTACTTCTTGCTCTTTTTGGCTGAGAATAAGCTGTAGCTCACTGATCTCAGAGTCCTTCTTTGACAAAGTGTCATTGTTGAGCTCTGATGTTTGAGAGTATTCCAACATGCTGTTTTCCATGTCTTGCAGCCTCTTTTCAAGCTCAGAGGAAAGGAGCTCTCTGTCCTCCAGCTGAGCACTCAGCATCCTGGCCTGCCCCTCCTGCTCACTGAAAGCTTGACGAGCCATATCCAGTTCTGTCTGTAGGGCCTGGATCTTCTCCTccttagttttattttgagtgCTTAACATGTCTAACTGTTCTTCTAGAAGCTGCATTTCAACACTGCGTTTCTCCACCACTGAGCTGCTTTGCTGAGAGAGCTTGTCCAGCTCCTCTCTGGCTAAATTAAGTTCTTCTGTAAAACCATTGGCCTGGGACTCGGCCTTTTCTTTGGCAGCAGCAAGGCATTGCGTTTCTTCTTCCAGGTTTTTGATTTTCTCCTGTGACTCTGCAGCTGCCTCTCTAAGCCCCTGAAGCTCAGCCAAAAGCTCACTATACCTCTTCTGAAGTTCCTCAGCCAAGGCCTGAGCAAAGACCTGGCCAGAGGGCACGCTGCCATCTGTGGTGGAAGATGTCTGCTGAGTTAGATGAACTTGTACCGTCTCTCGGATGATGACAGAGGACGACTCAACTTGAACTGTGGATGTTTCCTGCTCCATGCTCGTTGCCTCCCATGACTGCAGCTGCAACTGGCCAAACTCCTGCAGGATGGATGGCCACTCCTGGCCTCCATCTTGATTGACAGCTTCCAGGAGGGTCCAGCTGCTGTGGGCCACCTCTGAATCACTGCTGGCAACCATCTCATCTGAGGAGGTCCCTTTGGATTCTTCTGGGGACTCAGACTGGTTTCCAATAAGCTCTGGGCTGCTCTCACTATCAGCAGGAATGGAGAGGACTGAGGTGTCCTGAGCAACTAAGGTAGTGTCCTCTTCTTGAGTGTCATCCATGAAGTCAGGAAGGGCTGCACAACTGTTATGTGGGGCTGTACTGGCATCCTGAACCTGATCTGGAGTCTGACTGTAGTTTTCACATGATGCAACCCCACTGGAGCTGTGCTCCTCAGCCAGTCTGAGGGATTCTCGTAAGGCAACcagctcattttctttttctaaaagcTGCTGCTCCAATTGCAGTATGTGTGCTGGGGAAGTCAACAaagtaattagaaaaaaatattgtatggcatttttttccagaaaaatAACTAGGtctaattgattatcaaaatagttgacgTTTAAcctattttatcatttaattatttttagctTTAAAAGCATCCtaatttatatgtatgtatgtatgtatgtctgtatgacCTTGACCATTATATTTGATTCTGTTTCCatataatgtatacattttattttgggagAACAAATCCAGTTTTTGTACCTTCATTTGCTTCAGATAAATCCTGTGCATCCGGTCCAGTCATATCACCTCTTTCAGATGtctgaaacaaaaaatgacaattagCAGGAATGGAACTTTTACAGCATTATTTACCGGAGAACAAAATTCTGTATTAAAAGGATGGGAACAACACTTTTAAACTCTATATGGCCTTTATGATTGTTCTTAAATACAACGTGAGGTGAAGGTCGGATAAGACTGGTCGGTCATAACAGTGGATCAGTGCAGAGGGGATTAGGCGCACTTCTTCACACGGAGTTAAACTATTGTCCGTCTATGACCCAGTGCCTGTCCTGTCTGAGACTCAGACACATGTTGTAACACGGGACAAGTTAGACTGCCCTACTCTCAAACTTAAAGTTCTGCaaactgtattttaatgaaAGGGGAAACCCAATGGCACTGTTATCTGCTATCTGACAAACTACTTTAATGTCTTAAACCTCAGTTTATGGTAAGCTTCCAGTCCCACatcaacacctttttttttaaatcaaactcacaACGAAGGCTGAAACTTTGACGTTAGAGCTTGCAGAGTACTACAAAGCTTTTAAAGTTCCCATCACAAGTAAAACAATTTATTCAGCATGACCACAATCTTAAGAAGAAAACCCACACAGCAAGTTGAAAGGATAACTGCTCTTCCTGGTAGCTTAAGCTGCCTGGCAAAGACTACACATGGCAGCTAAAAGTCTTCCCTGACAAAAAGGGATTTCATTAATCTACATATCTCGATCAAATCCCGTCGCAGGCCAAATCAACATAACGCATTTTAATATGTAAACGCAAAGGCCTGTGGATTGGATGCCATTATCCAGATAATGCACACAGATACAGAGTCATACAAGTTACAAGTGTTAATACCAGATGAATATTAGGCAAATTTGCACTGACCAATAGAATTTGCAGCTCCAGCTGTTGTATCTTGGCAGTGGCTTCCTCCTGTTCTGTGGTTTTTCTGTCGAGTTGTTCTGATAATCAAAGATGTGTATGAAAACATCATGTTAGGCAAAGGTTTGACATGGACACACTGAAttttataaacagaaacaaacagataaTTTCCTTACCCTGAAGGGTTTCCATGGTGTGTGTGAGCTCGGCACAATGTTCTTTACTCTCCCTGTGTTCATCTTTCAGCTTTGTCAGTTGTGCCTCAAAAGACTGCACAGTGTCCAGGAACAGGGAAAATTCAGCAGGGAAGGGGACTTCATCGGCTGCTTGCACATCTTCAAGAGTCAAAGAACGTAGATGTCTCCAAATTTCACCCAAGATTTCTGATTTCTTCTGGACTTCTTcatgtttctctttacttaaaGCCAGCTCTCGCTCCAGTTTATCAACTTCTGACTTCACTCTCTCTGAGGCCTCCTGGCTGGCACTGACAACTGCCTCTCTCGTAGAGGCAAGTTCACTTTCGAGCCGAACTATTTCCAATCTAGCGCTCTCTAAAGCATCATGTCTAGCTTGGACGGCGGCAAGCTCAGCCTCTTTCATCAGAGACAGTTGTCTCTCCAATCTGGCAACTTCTATCTTCTCCTTTCCCAGAGCCTCCTGACTAGCATGCTCTGCCTCTCTCAGGGAGGCCAACTCGCCCTCTTGTCTGGCCACCACCGTTCTTTCTCTTTCCAAGTCCTCCAAGCTGGTTCGGAGGGCTGCAACTTCTGCTTGGGCCCTGCTGGCCTGTTCGGCCCACTGctgcctctcttcctccctctgcttGGCGTCATTGGCCAGCTCTTGCTCCATCTGCCGGAACTGAGCAGTCAAGATCTgagcagaaaataaacagagagaaagagaaggagaaagaggatatgagtgaatgtgtgttgtgtggctCAGCCAAACAATGGATAATAATGACATGCCATTACGATGTGGGATGGGTCTGTTTGAACAGTTCTCTTTTCATTAAGCAGGAGCAGTATTCACTACAAtagctgcacaaacacaaatggcaTCCAGTATATCAGGACCTGTACCTGTTTCTGCTGATCAGCACTGCTCACTTCCTGCTGCAGCATTTCCAGCACTTGGGACCGAGAGCTTAAGGCCTCCTCAAGCTCTTCACAACGCCTCTGTGCTGCATGCAGGGCCTTGGAGAAAGataaatatatcatataataataataataatcagataAAAAAGTGAATGTATCTGCTAAGTGTGGCAATCATCTTCTCTTTCACTAGTGggaaaatttaattttttttgtgttcatcCCCTCGAGTTGAACTGAAGCAAATTCCATTTATTAGCCAGTTATCAAAACATTGGTAAAGGGTATTTCCTCTTTGTAgctatttaaatttttttagctaaaataataaaacttaaAAGGTTCCAGCTTcccaaatgtgaatatttggtGATTTTCATCTTTTGTCTTCTATGACAGAAAAGTGCATATATTTGAGATTTtgaatgttaataataataataataataataataatatttcctTATAAGTCCCACAAGGCGGAATAAAAATTTacactttgttgttttcacacacaggccctaattacacacacatgctcagtacctatacctgcactaatggagagatgtcagagtggggcaGAAATAATATACAATGGTTTGGTTTATTTTGgggaaatgcaacatttttattgccTACATTGCTTACGATATCATCTCTCAAGTGCCATCCAACATGGtttttacagaaaacattttctgaaatgcaatAACATCAAACTAAAgcacacattaaacatacatGAACATTACTTTAAGTTGTGCAACTTAACTTTCAGAATTACAAGTTTTAACCTGAGACTGATCTGTATAGGCCTTATGTTAATATTAGTTATACTCAacctattttcatttatatatttgattacaATGTCACACAGCTCTGTTATACTTATGCTAGTCAGGTGTTTCTCTGTGAagacagaaagtgagagagagggggcgcaTTTAATCAGCTGTTTTTCCGAAAGGATAGTCAACAAGTCGGCTCTTTAGATCAAATTGTGGTCACCACTACGTTTTCTTGTCTTTGAGTCTGGtggttgttgtgtttggtttaGTTTCATCATCCATACGATCCTGTGGTGTACTTTTGTCAGGTCCACTTTGTTGGATGGAGGATTAAGTCAGACGTGATTTTTTCTGTTGAGATGCTGGAGCATTGATGTTGTGCTATTTTTGTGGTAAGCTAGTTCAATTTTGCAGTAGACACACTGTACAgagtttttgtttcatttacgTTTGAACTGATTCCAAACTTTGGACACTTTCTGTCGTTTTCTCCAGCCAATCTCTTCTCTTAGCCTCTTACGCGCTTTCTTGATTTTGTAATCAGTCTTCTTCGCAAGCAGTGTCAGCCAGGTGTGCGACAGTAATAATCCTCTGTTCGGAAACACCGTGAGCGATACAACGTTGGtaatatttattaaacaaagCTTTTTGGCAAAACCTTTTGCATAGAGGATTTTTAGTAATTAAACTATTCGAGTTACTATAGGAATCATTTCAGCCTTAATTGAATGGGTAgattataaatgaataaaccACAAACTAAGTCAGTTATTCTTGGATCTTATACCTGCTGAAGCTCGCTGTCCCTCTGAGACGGTGCTGTGACCCTCAGCAGCTCTTCTTCGTGTTTCTGGATCTGTTCCTGGAAACGCACATCCTTCTCACAGACCACAGCCTGCAGTTTCtgcaactgaaaaacaaaaatcaacaaatcattCAGAAAGAGCTTTCTCgtgacatttaaaatacaaatttgtatttgttaaCAGTGTATGGCTACATGTAATTCGAGCCACAGTTAGGTCACCTGTGCAGCGTGGGCGGATTCCTTCTCTTGAAGGAGCTGTTCTGTGGTCTGGAGTCGCTCTTGCAGCGCTCTGCGGTCGGCTTCCTCCGCGCTCAGCTTGTTCTTAAGTTCTTGGAGATCCTCCTCGACTGCGGCACCTGTGAAAGAGCTGTCTGGACTCTGCTGCAGACAAAACAGATGTTCAAGTCAGATAAAAAACTTTATCGTTAGTTTGTGGTGAGCTGGTGGCATAGCTTAGTCTGTATAAGATCTTTGCTGTAAAAGGCTACTGGAGGTAGATTATTCATAGGCACAACACAGACTATTTTATCTGATTTAAACTTACTGTTGCTCCTCCATGTCCTTTCAACTCAGAAATCTGTTTGTTGAGTGAAGCCATCTTGGCTTTAGCCTGCAGTTTGAGTTTGGTGAAGCGAGCTTCAGCTTCATCTTTCTCATTCTGTGGTTATGAAGCAAAAATTCTCCACGCTCAGTCATGAAAGACGTGACATAAAGTATATAGTAAACAGACTTTTGGAGTATTAACAGCAAATGAACCCAAAAGGTTATTTACCTTGAGCCGTGCATCTTTGTTAGACAGTTCAGTGTCCTTTTGTATAAGCTGGGTGTCTTTGTCGCGGATGAGCTCCTTCAGCTGGACCACAAGTTGTTCCAAGTGAGCCAGCCTCTCCATCGCCTCCTCAGGAGCCTCAGACTCCACTGGAGCCTGGTCCTCACCGGCAGGGAGCTGAGGCACCAGCATGCCCTGTTTAAGGAAACAGATAAGGTCAGTTTAGTTATCATGGTTCGTCCAACTCAACCTGTAAAAACAGCTATATAATGTCCTGGGTGGCTATGTGATCCAATGAAGGATGCTACTGAGCTGCATTATCAATAATGgagaaatattatttttgaagCTGCTTTAAACTTTGGACTAAAAGTCAGATTACCATGGCCTCTGCTGCTTCAGTTTTGACAATTCGTTCTATTTTGAGTGCCACAGCTCAAGTAACGTAAGAGACAAAAATGCATCCTGGAATGTGCAGACACGCAGGAGTTAAGAGTTATGCAAATAAGTTATTTTGAGTCTGTAAACGCATGTTATGCAAGATAAAGCTTTCTCTGACCTATTTCTGTACAGATAGGACCATCATCATCTTCCTTTATTTTGTAAGATAAGAGGCGAGCAGTCCTTTCCTTTCATCATGCTCATTCAATGGTTGCTCCAAATTGAGGGTAAAATGCTCCAGAGACATTGACTGGACATAAACTCAACAAtaactcattttaaaactggGGACACAGTCAGCAATACGTCTCATTATAATTTGTGTGTTGCTCTCTCACCTGTGGGTCTCCATCTGGGCCCTCCTCTCCAGAGAGCTCCTGGAGGACTGTGGCCAGACGGCTCAACATAAAGATGGCACTGTGACAGGAAAAAATATCAAAGGTTTGAGGCTTCAGCCTAGTGATGTCTGGCatgtaaatcctttttttgctgCACCTGCGCAAGCCCTTTCGTGTTTGCTATGGTTAAAAGGTggacctattttttttttaaatattctccAATGTCTTTCCTCAGTGTACAGGCTCATTAGTACTACAGATGtaagcatacattttaattctGTACATAGTAGCATAAATACAGCCTACCATTAAAAGGTCTCGTGTTTGTAATGCACAGTAAATAATGTAGTATTTATTGGTTGACTCGCCCTTTAACTCCAACAGTTTGAAGTGCTGCATGACAATGTCCTCTGAAGGTGTGATTGTACACATAATCGCAAGAAAATGAACTGTATTTGATTTATGTATAAACATAGTGTCTGCAAgtagagatgttctgataccaGTCTCGGAATcgcctccaatactgcctaaaacgctggaatcaggaagtactggagtGTGTGCACCAATctgataccacataataaagccctaaagaaaatctacctTCAAAGTAGTTTATTCatgttctttttgtgttttaactatatgtcaaactggataataaatgAAAGTTcagtggcattcattgtttatgtttgtacatgtttcacaaagagtttaacccgAGGCAgaccaacaaagatggaaatcatctcacatccatacagggatagtagcaCACAGTTgattaaacataattaaatatatgacactcggtatcggccgatatacaACTTCAGGTATCATAATTGATATgggaaagcaaaaaaatattGGACCATCTTTATCTGCAAGCTTTTTACAATATACTAGATCTGAAACCATTAGTTGTTCAAAAGGATAGAGTACTAATTAGCGATCGGTTGGATGTTTTTCCAGCCTACATTCCttagtttcagttttaaaaCTGTGAGGTTTGAAAAACATAAGCAATATGATACCACAATACAAGTATGTGTTCTCATACAAGGACGTTGACTCTGGTTTTAAGTTGCTCTCAATGTTACACACAGTTCCAATAGAAATAGCCAAACGATTAAtgaattgagaaaaaaaactgataaagtaattgttggttgcagccctacaGATTTTTAGAACAATGTTTATATAACCAAACTTTACGACCTGGGCTTTTACTGACCCCTATTTTCTATTTTCCCCCCCTTCCATGTCCAAAGCAACACATTGGCAGACACCTCCCAACCTATTCGCTGGATCGGTAGCGCCGAGCTTCCCCGAGCCTGCCGGACACTCCACTGCGGCTGCGTCACTTTTTTgtgaacagaaaagaaaaatagctaGCTATCGTAAAAATGCACGGGACACTATCCAAGCGGCTGGACAGCAATGTCTCCAAGGAGTAGTATACACTTTTGAAGATTACGGAATGCTGGTGTGAACGGGACACTTTCGTGAAAACACCCGGTGTGTACTCTGCGTGTAGTTTCCACAATACAGTAAGTTAGCTAATGCTAATTAGCGAGCTAACGCTGGTCACTCGTAAATAAGGATTACAAACCTGATTcgatgagttttttttccctctaagAATGACAACTCTGTTACGCAGCCAAGTaagtggtgtgtttttttttaaagaaatgacatttGACTAACCTATGCGAGTGCTTTCCTGGTGAATGTATCTGCTTTTGATTTGATATATTTCCCCGGATGGATGTCAGAGCATAGCCACATCACCAAACATTCCCGGAAGCTCAACTTCCTTTGCTCTGATTGGACAGCCGGGATCTGCGTATTTAAGGGACCGTCTGCAAATTCTCAGGTGTCTGCTCCTTTCTAGGGAGTATCTGCATAAacgtatattaaaaaaataaaacatcaaataaaacgAACAATACAGAAGACAGTATAATGATGGCAGGGCATGAACAAAGAGTCAACCGAATCGTCAACCAAATCGTCAACCATGGCAGACAGATTGGGAGAAGTCTGTTGCTGCTGGTTTACTACACCACAGTGTTTGTGGCCTTTGCGGGGCGCACCGTGCAGTGGATGGTGAATGCAGTGAAGTGGACCAGTCTGTTTGCACGCTACACAGTGTCTGTGTTTGACTTCATCTACAGACATCTGCACTGGGGGAAGAGGAAAAGTGTTGCTGGGGGTGCGAGAGAGCTCTGCCCAGAGCTCTGATGGAGCCACAGTGAATTCGTGTGTAGCATAACTTCGTCTAACTGTGTTGTCATAAAGCCAAAttaagacaacaacaacaaagactgCATCTGGAGCTGCAGGGAAACGAAGAAGGAAAATGAGGCCTTACTGAAGTCAGAATAATTACAGCTTTACTTTTTTAAGCTCTTGAAACAGAGCTGTTTGTTACATAGTCTTATTAATGTTATAATTAGGTGTTTACATAATGTGTGTATGCCATATTTGTTATTGTCGGACAAACCTGTTCCAAAATGTTAGAAACTAAATTAATGCTTTTGGAAACTATATTTCTATTTGTGAGATACAATGGGGAATACCCTGTTGCTACCATTCATCACTCAAATCTGCTGATTTGATTGTTAATGCAAATGTATTACAGGGTAATGCAAACTAGAGTAAAATATTTTGGAAgcattcatatactgtatgcctCTTACACATTACATTATTGCACTACAGTGGAGGTAGGATGAAAACTATCCTTTGTAGGATTGAAAACTATTagccaaatgttttttcatcTGTGACTGTCTGAAGCATGCCCAATATTTAATTTTGGCCAATTCTTTATGTGGCAGGAAATGAAACCACAGAATGACCAATCAGCTACCATTCACCTGTGAAAAGCTGCTTCCTGAGGTTTTCCtgtgaaaatatataaagtGCTACTTCTGTTTTGCAAGTTTTTTTGGCCAGAAAGAAACGCTATTGCTGCTCCTAAATGTATCCTAGACACAGGCAACTAATGAGTTTAATGTGAGATATTAATACAATGGGGCTCGAAattttgggcaccccaggtaaagaattgtattaatgtgcatacagaagccaagaaaaatctccaaaacgCGTCAAATGACagatctgcaaaagtttgggccctgcagagtttatagcatgcaccgtcCCTTtcggaaagctgagacctgacagtgtctgGAAGTAGCAGGTGAGGTCAATCTTAAGGtattaaatgcccagactcatctgaccttgccccaacattcagcaccatggcttcttctaagcagtctagaaaactaaaactgaaaattattgacgctcacaaagcaggagaaggctataagaagatagcaaagcgtttttttcagatgccaatGTCCTCCTTTCAGAATGTAGTTAAGAAATgaccgtcatcaggaacagtggaagttaaagcaagatcttgaagaccaagaaaaatgtcagacagaactgctcgcaggattgtgagaatagcaagtcaaaacccacgtttgactgcacgatccatccagaaagacctggcagacactggagttgtggtacaccattccactataaagagatacttgtatcaatgtggtcttcatggaagagtcatccgaagaaaacctcttctacgttctcaccacaaaaatcagcatttgaagtttgcaaatgaacatacagACAAgtctgatgcattgtggaaacaagttcagtggaccaatgaggttaaaatagaactttttggccagtataagcaaaggtacgtttggagaagaaagggcacagaatttaaagaaaagaacctttgtccaactgttaagcatgggggtggatcaatcatgctttggggttgtattgcagccagtggcacagggaacatttcacgagaagaaggaaaaaatagattaaataaaatttcagcaaagtTTGGACGCTAACTTAATGCCATCTGTCAAAAAGATGAAGtcaaagagaggatggcttctacaaatggataatgatcctaaacacacctcaaaatccacggtgaattacatcaagaggcgtaaactgaaggttttgccatggccctcacaatctcctgacctcaacataattgaaaatctatggatagacgttaaaagagcagtgcatgacagacagcccagaaatctcaaagaactggaagacttttggaaagaagaatgggcaaagataactcaaaaaagaattaaaagactCTTgactggctacaagaagcgtttccaagctgtgatactttccaaagggggcagtacaaggaaTTAACTCTTCAGGGTGGCCAAACATTTACAAacgccttttttatttttctgttattttgaaagtgtaaatgatagaaataaaatcaaactttttgtgacatattatacgaatgtctaatctgtcatttgatgccttttggagatttccttcttttcttggcttctttatgcatataatacaaatttttacctggggtgcccaaacttttgagccccactgtaaatgaaaagtgaattgtttctttaaaatgacCCATAATTGTATGCACTAatgatgttgtttatttttatttttgtatgcatATATTTTAATTGAAAGCATTTTTAGACTTTAGTTAAAGCactaacatttctgttttttggcttttttttaatggataaCACAAGTTGCAAGTCATAAGAACATAAGAACTGAAACATTAACTGCACTGAATATTGCTGCTGCATACCACTAATACTGCTTTGAAATATGATTACATGgttgtgttattattttccTTGTTTATGGTAATCACACTGAGATCAAAAAGCtttctgcagtgtttttatACTACTTTCACTAACTCAAACTGCATGACTCATGCCGATTGGTTTTAAACTGGTATCTAAATAAAACTCTCTACCAAGTAATATTTTGTAATGATTAATCTACAgagggtagtgtgtgtgtttgcagtgtgcAAAGTCTTTATCAGGAGCGTTACAGGTGCACCACTCGAACTTGAGTCATCAGTTCGAATGCATGACTGTGATGGATGTCCTGTGCCTCCACGTGAGGGATGAAAGCTGTATTGTGTTTGTCAGCAGTTAACCTGCCCTTTTAATGGGACGATTATGATAATCATCTGCATGTTTGCCTGGATTATGGGCAGAGATTAAACCCAAGGAGGACACAGGGGAGTCCACTGGCTCATGCCTAAACACAGACAGCTACAAAAGGCACCCACCCGCTGCTACCCTCACCCTAAGACCCACTGTTGTGTGACTGTGAAGAGGCATAACCAGCTTCACAGTAGACCAATTGGGCTAAGAGGTTTGTACACCAGCTGCAAAAAGATCCAGCAATCctatctacacacacactcaggtgtCAGGCAGAAATGGGTAACTCAACAGGTAGCACCGTGGACGACCTGCAGTCGGTGGAGATGCACCTCTGGTACAAGAAGTTCATGACTGAGTGCCCCTCAGGTCAGCTCACCCTGCATGAGTTCAAGCACATCTTCGGGCTGCGAGGCTTGGACCCGGAGGCCAACGCCTACATAGAGCAAATGTTCCGCACGTTTGACATGAACAAGGTAAGATGCTGCATATTTTGACtacaaaagttacattttcatacttCACTAGGGTGACTGTAGAGAGAGGaacttttaaaagttaaaaacccTCACATTTGAGGCACTGGAAGGTGGGAAGTCTTTTTGCCTTAAAAACCGACTTAAAtgattactttaaaaacaaaaggtggATTGACTAattaactaattgtttcagcaataaaacagacacaaacacttaaATAGAATGGTGCTTTTGAAGTGCTTGTTTTTGGGCTAGACCTAAAGTTGGGTCAAGAGCAGAAAAGTtcttaaaactaaaacataatGCTTAAATTGAAAATCATCAGCATCAATTATGTCCACTCAAACGTGCAAGCAATGCAGTGACCTCTCAGCAACCAGCTTGTAACCCTAATTAAGAGTGTCTCAGAGCATGTGACAGGCTTAGCGCAGGATGTGTCCGTATGAGAAGCTATATTTAGTCTCCCCTTCAACTCACAAAAGATTGTGGTAATCTTTCTGCATGATTTAAACTCTGAGATTATCTGTGAGACAAACGCTTTGATGCTAAGATTGTTGCCCCTGTACAGACAGGAGATAATCCTCTGTCCAGGCACGCCTTTATTTCACACAGATAGATTAttgagttggggggggggatctctTTCAACTGAGGGACTGATTTATCTCTTTGAATAGGctaaaaatagttaaataaaaagcGGACAGGCATGCCTAATAATTTATACAtgtttgaaaaatatgtttttatcagGATGGCTACATCGACTTCATGGAGTATGTAGCTGCTCTCAGTCTGGTGATGCGAGGAAAGATGGAGCACAAGCTGCGCTGGTATTTTAAACTTTATGATGTGGACGGCAACGGTTGCATTGACCGACAT
Proteins encoded in this window:
- the guca1a gene encoding guanylyl cyclase-activating protein 1, with protein sequence MGNSTGSTVDDLQSVEMHLWYKKFMTECPSGQLTLHEFKHIFGLRGLDPEANAYIEQMFRTFDMNKDGYIDFMEYVAALSLVMRGKMEHKLRWYFKLYDVDGNGCIDRHELLNIIKAIRAINGNESQDGSAEDFTNRVFDRIDINGDGELSLEEFVAGARSDEDFMEVMMKSLDLTHIVAMIDNRRHSI